The following coding sequences lie in one Carassius gibelio isolate Cgi1373 ecotype wild population from Czech Republic chromosome A17, carGib1.2-hapl.c, whole genome shotgun sequence genomic window:
- the LOC127933530 gene encoding D(1)-like dopamine receptor, with protein MSIMKRFGQMQYFPDMFLEMENGTNHTQDRAHGAQEEEDGDGQNSVRALLGFVLFLLIVSTLLGNTLVCAAVVKFRHLRSKVTNFFVISLAVSDLFVAVLVMPWEAISAVAGTWLFGRFCAIWIAFDIMCSTASILNLCIISVDRYWAIASPFRYERKMTHRVAFMMIGVAWTLSILISFIPVQLNWHMAEEGDQGAGAGNGTDYSDNCKANLNRTYAISSSLISFYIPVIIMIATYTRIFRIAQTQIRRISSLERAAEHAQNHHQSNDCSNENSLKTTFKKETKVLKTLSIIMGVFVFCWLPFFVLNCMVPFCQCVSDTTFTIFVWFGWANSSLNPVIYAFNADFRKAFSSILGCNKIFPSTTVEAVNFSNELVSYQHDTTLQKEAQPLAVQIPNPRKEPRLSFDKDSVTSNVSRNHKNLLLPNIGQFECDGEISLDTITPFTSTGLMECEGIPGQIINE; from the coding sequence ATGTCCATTATGAAGCGATTTGGTCAGATGCAATACTTCCCGGATATGTTTTTAGAGATGGAAAACGGTACAAACCACACGCAGGACCGCGCGCACGGTGCGCAAGAGGAAGAGGATGGAGACGGACAGAACAGCGTGCGCGCTCTGCTGGGTTTCGTGCTCTTCCTTCTCATCGTCTCCACGCTGCTAGGGAATACGCTCGTGTGTGCCGCCGTGGTCAAATTCAGGCACCTCCGCTCCAAAGTGACCAACTTTTTCGTAATTTCTCTGGCCGTTTCTGATCTCTTCGTAGCCGTCCTGGTGATGCCATGGGAGGCGATATCCGCGGTGGCGGGCACTTGGCTCTTCGGCCGGTTTTGCGCCATCTGGATCGCCTTTGACATCATGTGCTCCACCGCGTCCATCCTCAACCTGTGCATCATCAGCGTGGACCGCTACTGGGCCATAGCGAGCCCGTTCCGCTACGAGCGCAAGATGACCCACCGGGTGGCTTTCATGATGATCGGAGTGGCTTGGACGCTGTCCATCCTCATCTCTTTTATCCCGGTCCAGCTCAATTGGCACATGGCTGAGGAAGGTGACCAGGGCGCAGGGGCTGGTAACGGCACCGACTACAGCGACAACTGCAAAGCCAATCTGAACCGGACGTATGCCATCTCGTCTTCGCTGATAAGTTTCTACATACCCGTGATCATCATGATCGCCACGTACACGAGGATATTCCGTATTGCGCAAACACAGATCCGCAGGATCTCCTCTTTGGAAAGGGCAGCGGAGCACGCGCAAAACCATCACCAGTCCAACGACTGCTCCAACGAGAACTCGCTGAAAACCACTTTCAAGAAAGAGACCAAAGTTTTAAAAACACTCTCGATCATTATGGGGGTCTTTGTGTTCTGCTGGCTGCCCTTTTTCGTGCTCAACTGCATGGTGCCCTTCTGCCAGTGCGTGAGTGACACTACCTTCACCATCTTCGTGTGGTTCGGCTGGGCCAATTCCTCCCTCAATCCCGTTATTTATGCGTTTAACGCGGACTTCAGGAAAGCGTTCTCCTCGATTTTGGGTTGCAACAAAATTTTCCCCAGCACCACAGTGGAGGCGGTGAATTTCAGTAACGAGCTGGTGTCGTATCAACACGACACGACGCTTCAGAAGGAAGCTCAACCGCTGGCTGTCCAGATCCCGAACCCTAGAAAAGAGCCCCGTCTTTCGTTTGATAAGGATTCGGTTACCTCGAACGTGTCCCGCAACCACAAAAACTTGCTCTTACCCAACATAGGACAGTTTGAGTGCGACGGGGAGATTTCCCTGGACACTATCACACCATTCACCTCCACCGGACTCATGGAGTGCGAGGGGATCCCAGGCCAAATTATTAATGAATGA